The bacterium genomic interval ATGTCGTCAGAGAAGGGCATGATCGGCAGCACCGGCCCGAAGGTCTCGTCGCGCATGATGGGAAAGCTGTGATCCACGCCGGTGAGCACCGTGGGCGGGAAGAAGTACCCTGCGCGGGAGCGGTCGCGCTCGCCGCCGCACAGGATATTCGCCCCGCGCGCCTTCGCGTCCGTGATCTGCTCCTCCACGTGCTCCAGCTGAGCCGGCGTGGTCATGGGGCCTATGTCCACGTCGGGATCGAGCCCGTTGCCCTGCTTGAGCGCGAGCGCCTTTCGCACGCATAACTCTGCGAACTCCTCGAACATCGATTCGTGCACGTAGCAGCGCTCGACCGAGGCGCATGCCTGGCCCGCGTTGGTGAACGCGCCCCAGACCGCGGCGCTTGCGGCCCGGTCGAGCTCAGCGTCCTGCCTCACGATCATCGGGTCCTTGCCGCCGAGCTCGAGTATGAGGGGGGTGGGGCCCTCCGCCGCGAGCCGCATCACGTCCTTGCCCACCGCCGCGCTGCCGGTGAAGGCGATTTTGTCCAGTCTGGCGCTGATCAGCGAGCGCCCTGTCTCGGCGTCGCCCGGCAGATGAGAGAAAATCCCATCGGGGAGGCCGGCCGCCTGGAACATCGCTCCGATCATGCCGCCGGCGATCGGCGCCCACGAGGATGGTTTTACGAGCACCGCGTTGCCGCAGGCGAGCGCGGCGGCGGCCTGGCCTGCGGCGATGGCGAACGGATAGTTCCATGGCCCTATGATCCCCACCACTCCGCACGGCCTGTGGGCGATGAAGGATCTGCGGCCGATGAGCCGCAGAATTCCGAGTGGCGCCGTCTCGTCGCGGATGAACAGGGGCGCCTGCCTGGCCGCGTATCTTAGGAACTCGGCTGTCGGGAATATCTCCTGGGCCATGGCCTCGGCGAGCGGCTTTCCGTTGTCCATGGTTATCGTGCGCGCGACGTCCTCAGCGTTCGCGAGGAGCCACTCGCATGCTGAGTCGAGATATCTTGCGCGCCGGCGCACGGCGAGTTTTGCCCATGCCGGCTGCGCTGC includes:
- a CDS encoding aldehyde dehydrogenase family protein, which gives rise to MTEIISINPATLETLGKVPITSPSKVKELVANARAAQPAWAKLAVRRRARYLDSACEWLLANAEDVARTITMDNGKPLAEAMAQEIFPTAEFLRYAARQAPLFIRDETAPLGILRLIGRRSFIAHRPCGVVGIIGPWNYPFAIAAGQAAAALACGNAVLVKPSSWAPIAGGMIGAMFQAAGLPDGIFSHLPGDAETGRSLISARLDKIAFTGSAAVGKDVMRLAAEGPTPLILELGGKDPMIVRQDAELDRAASAAVWGAFTNAGQACASVERCYVHESMFEEFAELCVRKALALKQGNGLDPDVDIGPMTTPAQLEHVEEQITDAKARGANILCGGERDRSRAGYFFPPTVLTGVDHSFPIMRDETFGPVLPIMPFSDDMQAVRLANDSAYGLTASIWTSDKSAAKWMIPLLQAGVVMINDCVFAHAIPGAPWGGVKQSGFGRSHGRAGIMEFLYPVHVHENSSARKCFWWYPYDMKFLEMTGGLLKRIRAIPTIVKAMRRHRL